The following coding sequences lie in one Fusobacterium sp. genomic window:
- the pyrH gene encoding UMP kinase, with amino-acid sequence MEKPFYKRVLLKLSGEALMGDQEFGISSDVIYSYARQIKEIVDLGVEVSIVIGGGNIFRGISGATQGVDRVTGDHMGMLATVINSLALQNAIEKLGVPTRVQTAIEMPKIAEPFIKRKAQRHLEKGRVVIFGAGTGNPYFTTDTAAALRAIEMNTEAVLKATKVDGIYDKDPVKYADAVKYNVVTYTEVLNKDLKVMDATAISLCRENKLPIVVFNSLEEGNIKKVIMGEKIGTVVVAD; translated from the coding sequence ATGGAGAAGCCTTTTTATAAGAGAGTTTTGTTAAAACTTAGTGGTGAAGCTTTAATGGGAGATCAGGAATTTGGAATATCTTCAGATGTAATATATTCTTATGCTAGACAGATAAAAGAAATCGTTGATCTTGGTGTAGAAGTTTCTATAGTTATTGGTGGAGGAAACATATTCAGAGGAATATCTGGAGCTACTCAAGGGGTGGATAGAGTTACTGGAGATCATATGGGTATGCTTGCTACAGTTATCAATTCACTTGCTTTACAAAATGCAATAGAGAAGCTTGGAGTACCTACAAGAGTACAAACAGCCATAGAGATGCCTAAAATCGCTGAACCTTTTATTAAAAGAAAAGCTCAAAGACATTTAGAAAAAGGAAGAGTTGTAATATTTGGTGCAGGAACAGGAAATCCTTATTTCACAACTGATACAGCAGCAGCTTTGAGGGCTATTGAAATGAATACTGAAGCAGTTTTGAAAGCTACAAAAGTTGATGGTATTTATGATAAAGATCCTGTAAAATATGCAGATGCAGTTAAATATAATGTTGTAACTTATACTGAAGTTTTAAATAAAGATTTGAAGGTAATGGATGCTACAGCTATTTCTCTATGCAGAGAAAATAAATTACCTATTGTTGTTTTTAATTCTCTTGAAGAAGGAAATATAAAAAAGGTTATAATGGGAGAAAAAATAGGAACAGTCGTAGTGGCTGATTAA
- the pncA gene encoding bifunctional nicotinamidase/pyrazinamidase, with protein sequence MNGLILVDIQKDFCKNGALEVKDGDTIVPIANKLIELFKEKGEMIIGTKDWHPSSHKSFAVNSDQKIGEAGQLNGLYQIWWPVHCVQNENGAEFHSKLHPIENIVYKGENPEIDSYSAFFDNGKKHKTSLDDILKKNNIDTLYIMGLATDYCVKFTVLDALELGYKVYLIEDGCKGVDIFPEDSKKAINEMKNKGAVIINSNNI encoded by the coding sequence ATGAATGGATTAATTTTAGTTGATATACAAAAAGATTTTTGTAAAAATGGAGCTTTAGAAGTTAAAGATGGAGATACAATAGTTCCTATTGCAAATAAACTTATAGAACTTTTTAAAGAAAAAGGGGAAATGATAATTGGAACAAAAGATTGGCATCCATCTTCTCATAAAAGTTTTGCTGTAAACTCAGATCAAAAAATAGGTGAAGCTGGCCAATTGAATGGTCTTTATCAGATATGGTGGCCTGTTCATTGTGTTCAAAATGAAAATGGAGCTGAATTTCACTCTAAACTCCATCCAATAGAAAATATAGTATATAAAGGAGAAAATCCTGAAATTGACTCATACAGTGCCTTTTTTGATAACGGGAAAAAACATAAAACATCCTTAGATGATATTTTGAAAAAAAACAATATTGATACTCTATATATAATGGGTCTTGCCACTGATTATTGTGTGAAGTTTACTGTATTGGATGCTCTAGAATTGGGATATAAAGTATATTTAATAGAAGATGGTTGCAAAGGAGTTGATATATTCCCTGAAGATTCAAAAAAAGCTATAAATGAAATGAAAAATAAAGGCGCTGTTATAATAAACAGCAATAATATATAA
- the tsf gene encoding translation elongation factor Ts — protein sequence MAEITASLVKELRERTGAGMMDCKKALMEMNGDMDKAIDYLREKGIAKAVKKAGRIAAEGLVFDGISADHKMAVLIEFNSETDFVAKNVEFTEFGKKLAQIAIDNKATTLEALNAVEFVPGKTVAVAVTDLIAKIGENMNIRRIHETIAKDGFVATYSHLGGKLGVIVEMTGEPTEENLAKAKDIAMHVAAMDPKYLDSSEVTTTDLEHEKEIARKQLEAEGKPAQIIEKILIGKMNKFYEENCLVDQIYVRAENKETVAKFAAPLKVVSFARYKVGDGIEKKEEDFAAEVAAQIKG from the coding sequence ATGGCAGAAATAACAGCTAGTTTAGTTAAAGAACTAAGAGAAAGAACTGGTGCTGGAATGATGGATTGTAAAAAAGCACTAATGGAAATGAATGGGGATATGGATAAAGCCATAGACTATTTAAGAGAAAAAGGAATTGCAAAAGCAGTTAAAAAAGCAGGAAGAATTGCAGCAGAAGGATTAGTATTTGATGGAATATCAGCTGATCATAAAATGGCCGTATTAATTGAATTCAATTCTGAAACTGACTTTGTTGCTAAAAATGTAGAATTTACAGAGTTTGGTAAAAAATTAGCTCAGATAGCTATAGATAATAAAGCAACTACTTTAGAAGCTTTAAATGCTGTTGAATTTGTACCAGGAAAAACTGTTGCTGTAGCAGTAACTGATTTAATTGCTAAAATTGGTGAAAATATGAATATCAGAAGAATTCATGAAACTATTGCTAAGGATGGATTTGTTGCAACATACAGTCATTTGGGAGGAAAATTAGGAGTTATTGTTGAAATGACTGGAGAGCCTACTGAAGAAAATCTAGCAAAAGCTAAGGATATAGCTATGCATGTTGCAGCTATGGACCCTAAATATTTAGATTCATCTGAAGTTACAACTACAGATTTAGAGCATGAAAAAGAAATTGCTAGAAAACAATTAGAAGCTGAAGGAAAACCAGCTCAAATTATAGAAAAAATATTAATTGGAAAAATGAATAAATTCTATGAAGAAAACTGTTTAGTAGATCAAATCTATGTAAGAGCAGAAAATAAAGAAACTGTTGCTAAATTTGCAGCTCCTCTTAAAGTTGTATCTTTTGCTAGATATAAAGTTGGAGATGGAATAGAGAAAAAAGAAGAAGATTTCGCAGCAGAAGTTGCAGCTCAAATCAAAGGATAA
- the rpsB gene encoding 30S ribosomal protein S2 has translation MAVITMKQLLEAGVHFGHQAKRWNPKMAKYIFTERNGIHVIDLHKSLKKIEEAYAVIREIAENGGKVLFVGTKKQAQEAVKEQAERSGMYYVNNRWLGGMLTNFATIKTRIDRLKELEKMEADGTLDTAYTKKEAANFRKELVKLSKNLSGIKDMKDVPQAIFIVDCKKETLAIVEAANLGIPVFAMIDTNVDPDLVTYPIPANDDAIRSVKLISSVIANAIIEGNQGKEVKEVASEEINVEEGSAE, from the coding sequence ATGGCAGTAATAACAATGAAACAATTATTAGAAGCTGGAGTTCACTTTGGACACCAAGCAAAAAGATGGAATCCAAAAATGGCTAAATACATTTTTACTGAAAGAAATGGAATCCATGTAATTGATTTACACAAATCTTTAAAGAAAATTGAGGAAGCTTATGCAGTTATAAGAGAAATCGCTGAGAATGGCGGAAAAGTTCTATTTGTAGGAACTAAAAAACAAGCTCAAGAAGCTGTAAAAGAACAAGCTGAAAGATCTGGAATGTACTATGTAAATAACAGATGGCTTGGGGGGATGTTAACTAACTTTGCTACTATCAAAACAAGAATAGACAGATTGAAAGAATTAGAAAAAATGGAAGCAGATGGAACTTTAGATACTGCTTATACTAAAAAAGAAGCAGCTAACTTCAGAAAAGAATTGGTTAAACTTTCTAAAAACCTTTCTGGAATTAAAGATATGAAAGATGTTCCACAAGCTATATTTATTGTAGACTGTAAGAAAGAAACTTTAGCAATTGTTGAAGCAGCTAACTTAGGAATTCCTGTATTTGCAATGATTGATACAAATGTAGATCCTGATTTAGTAACTTATCCAATTCCAGCTAATGATGATGCTATAAGATCAGTAAAACTTATATCTTCAGTTATTGCCAATGCAATTATTGAAGGAAATCAAGGTAAAGAAGTTAAAGAAGTAGCTTCTGAAGAAATCAATGTAGAAGAAGGATCAGCTGAGTAA